A genomic window from Dermacentor silvarum isolate Dsil-2018 chromosome 9, BIME_Dsil_1.4, whole genome shotgun sequence includes:
- the LOC125940258 gene encoding platelet binding protein GspB-like, which translates to MERESQQLKIPHAADSESSTETESGSEDSKLPSELLDSLERRETARSPAVCAGKNGGVSQIEEMEMKGAADDSARKSARRNVLEDQGTGLLGTTGAATTDSSRFEDGRESASIVERQRNQQAGSTPEGCASMAACNNETKTDKCSKISTDKDLSMHVPVEEPVVDKTAAQRRHDSAQTAQSASCGELRAPGLRASGDKKSESTVVKVREVDANSCAGDAANAEAGISEPKANENQSSVQGRWSIWNQHISHELSMPVRRRPTQEGVGPPLSLTAVGQKLLQVFRERQETAQSIARESNEENYTVMREMLPELRVPGHKTLQECQEELARAAATTQESEDGQSQTAATVPQKCQDKPSRLSTMITEGFMEMHPGPAATIPVDCQDKPSCHHPILPDDCQNALSHPASPVTVDSKEFSNTTAAIPKDHQDETPRPSATIPKDRQIDPQRPAVTAPAAFRTVPPRTTSTIPDYRHGKRSRHSAPPSAQVREKQLVSASKEQASDFNLIRQSRASAFSVCRKIDFEKKPSPLAVTSASTAELPSGNPRPANIAEHPVVRWIDFSENISPKKGASASQQRAVLKRSLSNDSDTTDDLSSFRPPASKRRAEEAGRVGEEQDTSDDSIESPQALLHQGVFRAIEMAPIASTSGMQCSLSRPVPMRVLPTAKTPSTSSSDGTTVSEQSQSTAHSSTSASSSSEGAVTADSDSSSADTDASSASSTSRSTTSGHSEHQPKEEVMSSRSDSDGSKTAAVRCRGTEAQCSVTDTTEPSGQTRVSEKGSSVTKSGGTNTGSTSHARVKPRGPDRPACCIRADGS; encoded by the coding sequence ATGGAGAGGGAGTCCCAGCAATTGAAAATTCCCCACGCAGCAGACAGCGAAAGCAGTACTGAAACCGAGTCAGGTTCGGAAGACAGCAAGCTTCCTTCGGAGTTATTGGACAGCCTGGAGCGACGCGAGACCGCGCGGTCCCCAGCGGTCTGCGCAGGAAAAAATGGCGGTGTCTCCCAAATTGAAGAAATGGAGATGAAAGGTGCGGCCGATGATTCCGCAAGAAAAAGTGCTCGGAGAAATGTGCTCGAGGATCAAGGCACTGGCCTACTCGGAACCACTGGCGCCGCCACAACTGACTCGTCTAGGTTCGAGGACGGCCGAGAAAGTGCTTCCATAGTGGAACGTCAACGTAATCAGCAGGCAGGGAGCACTCCTGAAGGATGTGCATCGATGGCAGCATGTAATAATGAAACAAAGACAGACAAGTGCTCCAAGATATCGACTGACAAAGATCTTTCCATGCATGTCCCGGTAGAGGAGCCTGTCGTCGATAAGACTGCTGCTCAACGCAGACATGACTCGGCTCAAACTGCGCAGAGCGCAAGCTGCGGCGAACTGCGCGCCCCTGGGCTCAGGGCGAGTGGCGATAAGAAAAGTGAAAGCACGGTGGTAAAGGTCCGCGAAGTAGACGCTAATTCATGTGCTGGTGATGCGGCGAATGCAGAGGCTGGCATTTCGGAACCAAAGGCGAACGAGAACCAAAGCAGCGTTCAAGGCCGTTGGTCTATTTGGAACCAGCACATCTCTCACGAACTCAGTATGCCCGTGCGGAGAAGGCCGACGCAAGAGGGTGTCGGGCCCCCACTATCGCTTACTGCGGTTGGGCAGAAGCTGCTTCAAGTATTCCGAGAAAGGCAAGAGACAGCACAGAGCATTGCTCGAGAGAGCAATGAAGAAAATTACACCGTGATGCGGGAAATGCTGCCCGAGTTGCGCGTGCCCGGACACAAAACTCTTCAAGAGTGCCAGGAAGAGCTGGCCCGAGCTGCTGCGACGACGCAGGAAAGTGAGGATGGGCAGTCACAAACAGCTGCAACCGTTCCGCAGAAATGCCAGGACAAGCCATCACGACTAAGTACAATGATTACCGAGGGCTTCATGGAGATGCATCCAGGACCCGCTGCAACGATTCCAGTTGACTGCCAGGACAAGCCGTCGTGTCACCATCCAATATTGCCCGATGATTGCCAGAACGCGCTGTCGCATCCCGCTTCACCGGTAACTGTGGATAGCAAAGAGTTCTCCAATACTACCGCAGCGATTCCCAAGGATCACCAGGATGAGACACCACGGCCTTCTGCAACGATTCCTAAGGACCGCCAGATCGACCCGCAGCGACCAGCTGTAACTGCTCCTGCGGCGTTTCGAACCGTACCTCCAAGGACAACTTCAACGATTCCTGACTATCGCCATGGAAAGCGGTCGCGACACTCTGCACCGCCGTCAGCGCAAGTCCGTGAGAAGCAATTAGTTTCAGCTTCGAAGGAGCAGGCGTCAGATTTTAATCTTATCCGGCAGTCCCGAGCGTCGGCTTTCTCTGTTTGCCGGAAAATTGACTTTGAAAAGAAGCCTTCGCCTCTTGCAGTTACGTCCGCGTCCACCGCTGAGCTTCCAAGCGGAAATCCTAGGCCAGCAAATATAGCGGAGCATCCGGTTGTGAGGTGGATTGACTTTTCCGAAAACATTTCCCCGAAAAAAGGAGCGTCGGCTTCCCAGCAACGCGCAGTCTTAAAGCGTAGCTTGAGTAACGATTCCGACACAACTGACGACTTGTCCTCCTTTCGGCCTCCCGCTTCAAAGAGGCGTGCAGAGGAAGCAGGACGCGTAGGAGAGGAGCAAGATACGTCTGACGATAGCATTGAGTCCCCTCAAGCTCTTCTACATCAAGGCGTTTTCCGAGCGATTGAAATGGCTCCCATAGCTAGCACGTCGGGGATGCAGTGTTCGCTATCGCGTCCAGTGCCCATGCGGGTACTACCGACTGCGAAGACGCCGTCGACGAGTTCCTCAGATGGAACCACTGTGAGCGAGCAGTCGCAGTCGACGGCGCATTCGTCTACAAGTGCCTCATCGTCGTCAGAAGGTGCTGTCACTGCAGATAGTGACAGCTCGAGTGCCGATACGGACGCGTCCTCGGCGTCCTCAACCAGCAGGTCTACAACTAGCGGTCACAGCGAGCATCAGCCTAAAGAGGAGGTCATGTCTTCAAGAAGCGATTCGGACGGCTCGAAAACCGCCGCAGTCCGGTGTAGAGGTACCGAGGCTCAATGCAGTGTGACTGATACGACTGAGCCTAGTGGTCAGACCCGAGTGAGTGAGAAAGGTAGCTCAGTTACGAAGAGCGGTGGCACCAACACCGGCAGTACTAGCCACGCTAGAGTGAAACCAAGAGGACCGGATCGTCCGGCATGCTGTATTCGGGCCGACGGATCTTAA